From Coffea arabica cultivar ET-39 chromosome 10e, Coffea Arabica ET-39 HiFi, whole genome shotgun sequence, one genomic window encodes:
- the LOC140015247 gene encoding late embryogenesis abundant protein At1g64065-like — protein sequence MADRRNDQQVHPLSQNYNRDAVSNFKRDEESASRESDEIRRKKRIRYLAYFAAFVVFQTSIIVLFSLTVMKIKTPKFRVQSATFETFNVGTATNASFNFRMNAEVGVKNNNFGTYKFQNSTISFFYDGTPIGEAMVPDSKSGWLSTKKLNVAVDLSSNNLTSNSQLENDLNSGVLKLNAQSKLSGKVTLTFMFKKKKSTNMDCTITVGFADRVVRDINCM from the coding sequence ATGGCTGACAGAAGGAATGatcaacaagttcatccattgTCTCAAAATTATAACCGTGATGCAGTTTCTAATTTCAAGCGCGACGAAGAGTCAGCTTCAAGAGAGTCAGACGAAATTCGTCGCAAGAAGCGTATCAGGTACCTTGCATATTTTGCTGCCTTCGTTGTGTTCCAAACTAGCATCATAGTATTGTTTTCTCTAACCGTGATGAAGataaaaactccaaaatttCGAGTACAATCAGCAACTTTCGAGACCTTCAATGTGGGCACGGCTACAAATGCTTCGTTTAATTTTAGGATGAATGCTGAGGTTGGCgtgaaaaacaacaattttggAACTTACAAGTTCCAAAACAGCACAATATCCTTCTTCTATGATGGCACACCAATTGGGGAAGCCATGGTTCCTGATAGCAAATCAGGATGGCTATCAACCAAGAAGCTAAATGTTGCCGTGGACCTCTCATCAAATAATTTGACCAGCAACTCACAACTCGAAAATGATCTCAACTCTGGGGTGCTGAAGTTGAATGCTCAATCCAAATTGAGTGGAAAGGTGACGCTAACGTTTATgttcaagaagaagaaatccACAAACATGGATTGCACCATCACTGTCGGTTTTGCTGATAGAGTTGTTCGAGATATTAACTGCATGTGA